In Desulfocurvibacter africanus subsp. africanus DSM 2603, the DNA window CGGATGAGCGGCGTGGCCATGGCCTCGCCAACGCGCATGAGGCCTCCCAGCAGACGCACACCGCGCGCCTTGCCGGATCGCACCACGCCGACCTCGCGTTCGGCCCAATCGACGGCCCCGGCCGGGCAGGCCTCGGCGCACAGTTCGCAGCCGTGGCACAGTTCCGGGAAGACCATGACTTCCCCGGCCATCCAGATGAGCGCCTTGAAGCGGCACAGCTCGATGCAGCGCCTGCATTCGGAGCCCAGGCAAGCCTTGTGGTCGATACGCGGCACGGGTTGCGTGATCCGCTGCTCCCGTTCCCAACTCGGAGCCAGGAAGATGTGGCTGTTGGGCTCCTCCACGTCGCAATCAACCAAGGCCGGCGCAAGGCCTTGGCGGGCAAGTATTACGGCTAGATTCACGGCCACGGTTGTCTTGCCCGTGCCGCCCTTGCCGCTGGCTATGGCGAGCTTCATGATTTCCTTTCCATTGAGGCTGCTTGCACTAGGCTCGGCAGAAGCCCTGTCTCCGGGCTTGCCAGAGGCGACCGCACCCCTAAGCTAGTGCATTTCATCGGCGGACCCGACCTAGTATGTAGTCGCCCACCCTCCGGCGTCCCGGCCCGTGGCTCGGACCGGGACTGATGGAGGAGCGGGTCGAGAGGCCTATTTCTCGCTCTGAGCCAGTTTGGACTTGAGCGCGGCGATCTCTGCTTCAAGGGCGGCAATGCGTTCGCCTTGAACGTCGCCGGCATCCTGCGCAAAGACGCCCTGACGGCCCAAGCCGCGACCGCGTCCCGCCATTTGCCCTCCGCCCGCGCCGGCCATGCAGCGACCGAGTCCACGTCCAGTGCGGGGTCCATTGCCGAGAGGTCCAGTTCCGTTGAAGCCAGGCATACGCATATCCTCCTTGCGCGTGTTTTGCTTCGATCTTACATAAAGCGTACCATGCTAAATTTACCATAATAGCAATAAGTTACGAACGGCACTCAGCTTGTCGTAATAAAAGCGGCTAAATTTGCGCTGTACAGCAAAGAGGTGTATCCTGTCAGAAACCTCAGCCAGGAAATGCACAGCCATGAACGAACGTAAACCCATACGCAGCTTTCCCGCGGACATCCCCTGCGAGGCCATCATGGACAGCGTGGCCGACGGCGTGTTCACCGTGGATTTGAACTGGGTCATCACCTCCTTTAACCGGGCGGCCGCGGAGATCACCGGCGTCCCGGCCGAGCAGGCCATCGGGCGCACCTGCCGCGAGGTCTTCCATTCAAGCATCTGCGACGGAGCCTGCGCCATTGGCGCCTGTCTGGCCGAGGATCGCACGGTGAGCAACAGATCCATCTCCATCATCCGCACCGATGGCGTGCGCCTGCCTGTGTCCATCAGCGCCGCGCCCCTGCGCGACGGGCGGGGCCGGGTCATCGGCGGTGTGGAGACCTTTCGCGATCTCTCGGAACTGCAGCTCATGCGCAAGGAGTTGCAAGGCCTGCACAGCCTGGAGGACATCCGCACGCGCAGCCGAGCCATCATCCGCATCCTGGACATCCTGCCACAGATCGCCGAGAGCCTTTCCACGGTGCTCGTGCTGGGTGAGTCGGGCACGGGCAAGGAGCTGCTGGCCAGGGCTATCCACAACCTGAGCCCGCGCAAGACCAAACCCTTCGTGGCCGTGAACTGCGGGGCGCTGCCCGAAAATCTCCTGGAATCCGAACTGTTCGGCTACAAGGCCGGAGCCTTCACCGATGCCCGCCGCGACAAGCCGGGCCGCTTCGGGCTGGCCCAGGGCGGGACCATCTTTCTGGACGAGATCGGCGACCTTCCCCTGGCCTTGCAGGTCAAGATCCTGCGCGTGCTGCAGGAGCGCAGCTTCGAGCCGCTGGGCGCGGTGCGCAGCGAGCCCGCCGACGTGCGCGTGGTGGCAGCCACCAACCGTGACTTGGCGGCCATGGTCGAGCGGGGCGAATTCCGCCAGGACCTCTACTACCGGCTCAACGTGGTCCAACTCCGCCTGCCGCCCCTGCGCGAACGTCCCGAGGACATTCCCCTGCTGGCCGCCCATTTCGTGGACAAGCGAAACGCCCTCATGGGCAAGGACATCCAGGGCGTGTCCGAGGACGTCATGGGCCTGCTCGCACGTTACGCCTTCCCCGGCAACGTGCGAGAGCTGGAAAACATCATCGAGTACGCCTTCATCCTTTGCTCCGGCGGCTTCATCCAGATGGAGCACCTGCCCGAATACCTGCAGCCCGCCGACCTGGGCGCGGCCCACGAGCACACAAATCCAAGGACCATGGAGGACATCCGCCACCAGGCCGTTATCGAGGCCCTGGCCCGCCACAAAGGCCGCAAGCGGCCCGCCGCCCGCGAACTGGGCATCAGCAAGGACACCCTGCGCCGCATCCTCCAGCGCGCCGGATCCGGCTAAAAATGATGCGATATAATCTATTGCGGCTCGTTTTAAGCCGCAATGCAGCATTCCACAGACCCACCCGTCTCTTATTCTACTGAGATTACATAGCTATTTTATATGGCACTCTCCATGCTAACCGGCTTTACGTATGACCGGAGCAGCATTTGATCACGCGGGGCCGACCGTACTCTGCCTCGCCTGCCACCAGGGCCGCCTAGCCACCCTGCTTGAGACAGCCACGGAGCTGCGCTTCTACAGCCTGGAGCGCGACCAGGCCGTGCTGCGCGAGGTCCGCGCCTGCTCGGGCGTTTCAGTGCGCCAGCTGGCCGAGCTGCTCGCGGTCCGTGGCGCTTCGGCGCTGATCTGCGGAGCGCTCACGGGCTGCTGCCGCATGACGCTGGAGCACCAAGGCATCACTGTCCTGCCCTGGATCGCCGGGAGCGTGGAGCAGGTGCTCGGGGCCCATACCCAAGGCAGGCTGGACACGCTGGTCATGCCGGGCTGTCCCGGCCCAACAGCGCGGAAATGCCCGCAAGGACGCAGCGCGCCCGGCAGAGGTCGCTGCCGGCAACGATTTCAACAGGAGAAGTGAACCATGAAGATCGCCGTCAGTACACAAGGCAACAGCCTGGACAGTCCGCTGGATCCGCGCTTCGGCCGGGCCTCGGGCTTCGTGATCGTGGATTCCGACACGCAGGAGCACACTTACGTGCCCAACGAGCAGAACATGAACCTGCCCCAGGGCGCGGGCATCCAGGCGGCCCAGTGCGTGGCCAATGCGGGCGCCAAGGCTGTCATCACCGGCCACGTGGGTCCCAAGGCCTATGTGGCCCTGGACCGGGGCAAAATTGCCGTCTACCTGCGCGACGGCGGCACGGCTCGGGAAGCCCTGGAGGCCTTCAAGGCCGGCAGCCTGGCCCAGGCCGGCGGGCCGGACAAGGACGGACACTGGTAAACTCGAGCTGCGGGCAAGCAGACCTCGCGGGCAGGCCGTAAATCCCCCCTATCCCGGACACCCGGGGTCAGCATGCTCGTGGTCCGGCGCACTTTGGACACATGGAATCGCAATATGGAGGAAGCATGAAGATCGCCATTCCCATCGCGGGCGGAACACTGTGCCAGCACTTCGGGCACTGCGAGCAGTTCGCCCTGCTTGATGTCGACGAGGCCGGCGGCCGCGTGGGCGCCATGAGCCTGCACATCCCGCCACCCCACGAGCCGGGCGTGTTGCCCAAATGGTTGGCCGAGCTGGGCGTGGGCCTGGTCATCGCCGGCGGCATGGGCCAGCGCGCCCAGGCCATTTTCTCCGAGCATGGGGTCAAGGTCGTGGTCGGCGCCCAGGGCGGCACGCCCCAGGAGATCGCCAAGGCCTATCTCGGAGGTATGCTGACGACCGGACCCAACGCCTGTGACCACTAGGCGAGCTTTGCAAGCACCGTTCGCTGACCCCGCGTAGGCCGGAAAACGGATGAGATGAACTCGGGGAACCGGCATCCCCTGAGTGGGTGAGATGTGGAGAGGAGCGGCTCGCTCTGGCGGAGCGACGCCCCTCTCCACAATCTTTAGGAATGCAGACCCCGAACGCCTGAACACGACTGAACGGTCACTGACCGGCGCAGGAGACACGACCATGCCGCTGTTCGATTTCCATTGCGGCCGTTGCGGCCATGTTTTCGAGGATATCGCCAAGGCCGACGACATGCCGGCCTGTCCCAAATGCGGCAACGCGGCGAACAGGCAACTTGCCGCGCCTTCGTCGCTCACGGGCAAGGCACGCTCGGCGCTGCCCGGTCCGACCGGCCATGGCTGCTGCGGCTCCCGCCCCAGTGAAGCCGGCTGCGTGCCGGGCTCATGTTGCGGCAAGGCCTGAGCAGGAGAAAATATGGAGCATGATCTGGAACTGCTGGCCTTAGACATCCAGGAGAAGATCAATGCGGAGGCGCAGGCCAAATACGGCAAGGCCGGCTTCGAGCGTTGGTTGAAAAGCGAGCGCCTGGGCCGCATGGAGGACGCGAGTTGTTGCGGCAAGCTCAAGGGCTCTTGCGGTGACACCATCGAGGTCTACCTGAAGATCGAGGGCGAGCGCATCGTGGAGGCCTCGGGCTGGTCCGACGGATGCGGTTCGAGCCAAATCTGCGCCGGACTCGCCGCCGAACTGGCCCTTGGCTCGACCCTGGATCAGGCCGCGGCCGTGGAGGCAGATACGATCCTGGAACGGCTTCCCGGCTTTCCCGCCGACGAGAGCCACTGTGCGAAACTGGCGACCGGGGCGTTGCACGAAGCAATCCACGCGTACCTCACCAAGGACGGATGACATGGAAAAGATCCTCATTATCGGCTGCAAGAAGGCCATGGACGACGTATGCATCGGCTGTTCGCGTTGCCTGGTGGGATTTAACCGTCGCGAGGGCGTTTTCGGGATGTATCAGAGCGCCGAGGCGGAGGTCATGGGCCTGCTCAACTGCGGAGACTGCCCTGGAGCGACCATCGTCACCCGGCTGGCCCAGGTCAAGCTGTGGAACGCTCCGCTTGGCGAAAAGCCCACGGCCATTCATGTGGGGCCGTGCATTACCGACCATTGCCCATACAAGGAGACTCTCCTGGCCAAGATCAAAGCCAAGGCGGGCATTCCGGTCATCGAAGGCACGCACCCTTACCTGCCCAAGGACATTTTCGCCTGACAGGAACAAGAATCATTATATTTTAACTGTTCCATGCAGTCGCGGGTTTGTCCGTGCACATGCATGAAAGAGGATACATATGAATAATGAGTGCAGCAGCTGCGGAGAGAGCGGGAATTGCACCTCTCAAAAAGAGGGCAAGGATTGCGGAAAGAAGGCGCAAAGCCCAGAGGATCTCCAACTGTCCGAAAACCTCGGCCGGATCACGAACAAGATCGTGGTCATGTCCGGCAAGGGCGGCGTAGGCAAGTCCACTGTGGCCGTGAACATTGCCCTTGCCTTGGCCCTGGCCGGCAAAAAAGTCGGCCTGCTGGACGTGGACGTGCACGGCCCCAGCGTTCCCCGGCTTCTGAGCCTTTCCGACCAGCAGGCTCATATCGAAAAGGACTATATCGAGCCCATTCCTTGGAGCAAGAACCTGTGGGTCATGTCCCTCGGTTTCCTTATGCCCAACCGGGATGAGGCGGTCATCTGGCGCGGCCCGGTGAAGACAGGCCTCATCCGCCAATTCCTGCAGAACGTGGCCTGGGGCGAGCTGGATTTCCTGATCGTTGACTGCCCTCCAGGCACGGGTGACGAACCGCTCACGATCATGCAGCTCCTGGGCACGGAAGCCAAATCGGTCATCGTCACCACCCCGCAGATGCTGGCCATCGACGATGTGCGCCGGTCCATCACCTTCTGCAAACGCACCGGCAGCCAGATTCTAGGTGTTGTGGAAAATATGAGCGGTTTCGTCTGCCCCGAGTGCGGCAAGCGTCACGAGATTTTCAAGTCCGGCGCCGGCGAGCGGATGGCCCAGGAAATGAGCGTGCCGTTCCTCGGCCGCATTCCGGTGGACCCGGAACTGGCCCGCGCCGGCGACGAGGGCTTCGCCTACGTCAAGGTCTACCCAGACAGCGAGACATCCAGGGTCATGCGCGAGATCGTCCAGCCCATGCTCGAGCTGCAAGCCGTGACAGCCTAGATGCCCTGTTGGCCTCAAGGGGTGCTGGTTGAGTCAGTCACAACCATTCACCCCTGGGCCAATATGGCATTTATGAGTAATCTTTATTGAAATGATAAGCGGCTTGGCAATCCAAGCAGGTTCTCAAGTCGCAAGCGGGGAAATCCTCTTTGACCAACGAAGAAGCTGCAACTGTAAGTGCCCGCAATGGTCACGGCGGGTGTCTGTTGTGTGGAACCCACAATCCTAGGTCCATGAATCTGTCCTTTCTGGCGACAGAAGATGGCGAAGTTAGAACACAATTCCAGACGCATACTGAACTCCAAGGATATGACGGCATCCTTCATGGTGGCATCATCGCCTCGTTACTGGACTCGGCCATGACACACTGCCTTTTTCATGCTGAAGTGCAAGCGGTTACTGGGGATCTTCACGTACGTTTTGTGCAGTCGGTTCCCTGTGACGTCTCTTTGGAAATACGCGCTTGGATACTGACTTCTTATCCGCCGCTATATCGCCTCAGAGCTGAAATCACGCTGGAGAAGCGGCTCATGGCCTGGGCCGAGGCCAAATTCATGCAGCGGAGGGTCTCAAGCTGACTTCGGCCAGCCCGACCGCCGTGCCTGCCATGTTCCTCAGCAACCCATCGCACAGGCGCGGCGGCGGCCTCATCACGCTTCGGTTCGTGAAGAGGTTTTGTTGGTGGCTATAAACCGCTGGGCGCTCGAGCATGGTGTGCGCTTTGAGTTTACTCCGCCAAGGCAAGCTTCTAATAAAGTTACATTCTTTAAGTTACATATCCCTCTCGCGTTCCCTTTCAAGAGGAACTCCCAAAACCTCGTAAGCCTTTTGCCACCCTTCCCGACCGAAGCGCCTAGCATTGGGCTGTGGTCGGACTACTTGGATTCAAATGGCTAAGCATCTGCTCGATATCAGGTCGATATCAGGCTGGTTCCAACCATCGCCCTGGATAGCCAATCGACCGGCAATATGCCGAGTCCCGTTAAATCCTAAAGGCTTCATATCGGCTTGCCCAAAGGGTCCTGCCTCCAGATTTGCGTTTGGTGCATGTTCCCCTGCGGAATGCTTGACGCTTGCCGGCTGCAAAAACTGGGAGCTTCTCGCGTTAGGCGCCGTGATGCGCCAGCTTAAAATCTTGTTGACTATTTAGGCGGATTTTGCTCTTAAAATAAGAATCAAAATTAATTAAGAATGTATATCAAAATCATTCCGAAACAAGAACGCCAAGGAGTAGAAACAGATGAGTAAATGGAAATGCCCATGCGGGTATGTGTACGACCCGGAAGAAGGGGACACCGAGCATGGCGTCCAGCCCGGAACGAAGTTCGAAGACATCCCTGCCGACTGGGTCTGTCCATGGTGCGGGGCCGAGAAAGAGTACTTTGAGGAAGTGGGCTAGCCCAAGGAGAAAGCCATGGCCAAGATGAAGGACGGCTGCGTGGTTCCCGCCAAGGGACCGATTCAACCTGATCCGCCTGATCAGCAGGTGGAATCGCGGGCGGTTCCGCCGCAACCCAAAAAGGAGAATGCAATGGTCGCCAAGGTCGGCAAGGCTGCGCCTGATTTCGAGGCGTCAGCTTTCACGGGCAAGGGATTCGAGAACATCAAGCTTTCGGACTATCGGGGCAAGTGGGTGGTGCTTTGCTTCTACCCCGGTGATTTCACGTTTGTATGACCCACGGAGCTTGCGGCGGTCGCCGCGAAGCATGACGATCTCACCAACCTGGGTGTCCAGGTGCTGTCTGTAAGCACGGACAGCCGCTTCACGCACAAGATCTGGCAGGAAGAAGAGCTTTCGAAAATGGTTCCGGGCGGCGTTCCCTTCGCCATGCTCTCGGATTCAGGCGGAAAGATCGGCGAAGCTTATGGAGTCTATGACGAGGCTGCCGGCGTGGACATTCGCGGCAGGTTCCTCATCGATCCCGATGGAATCATCCAGGCCATGGAGGTCATGGCTCCGCCGGTGGGCCGAAGCGTGTCGGAGCTGATTCGGCAGGTGCAGGCCTTCCAGCATGTCCGGGCAACGGGCGAAGTGACTCCTGCGGGATGGCGTCCAGGTAAGCAGACCTTGAAACCCACCCCTGAACTCGCCGGCAAGGTCTGGAAGGAATGGAAGGTGGAGAACGCCACCGAGCAGTAACCAAGGAGCATAGGCATGTACTTCAAGCAGATCGCCGTGCCCGGCCTGGGGTGCTTTTCCTACGCTATCGGTTGTCCCGCCGCCAGGGCCATGGCCGTGGTGGATCCCAAGCGCGACATCCAGGACTATCTGGATATTGCCCGTGACGAGGGCATGCGCATCACGCACGTCATCGAGACCCATGTGCACGCGGATCACGTGAGCGGCAACCGCGACCTGCGCGAAGCCACGGGCGCGGACATTTACTTCCATGAGAGCGCGCCCGTGAAATTCGAACACAAGGCCCTGCGCGAGGGGGATATCATCGAGATCGGCGCCGCGCGCATGGAGGTGCTCCACACTCCGGGGCACACGCCAAACTCCATCTCGCTGCTGGTCACGGACAAGCAGCGCTCGGCCGAGCCGGGCATGCTCCTCACCGGCGACCTGCTCTTCGTGGGCGACATCGGCCGGCCGGACCTGCCCGGAGCCGAGATCCTCAATGAGCAGGTCGCCAACCTTTACGAAAGCCTGTACGTGAAACTCGCGCGCCACCCCGACCACATGGAGGTCTACCCAGCCCACGGTCAGGGCTCCCTGTGCGGGCGAGGCATGAGCGCCAAGCAGAGCAGCACCCTCGGCTATGAGCGCCGGGCCAACCCCATGCTCAGCTTCGCCTCCTTCGAGGAATTCCGAAGCGAGGTCCTGGGGCAGTTCCCGATCCGGCCCAAGAGCTTCAGCCACATCATCGGCACGAACATGGCCGGCGCGCCGCTTACCGATCAATGCCCGCTGGAGCGATCCCTGAGCCCGGAGCAGTTCGAGCGGGCCATGGCCGAGGGCATGACGGTCATCGACACGCGCGACGCCGCGGCCTTCGGCGGTTTCCATCTCCCCGGCAGCCTTAACATCGGCTTCGAGAAGCAACTCGCCAATTGGGTTGGCATGGCCGTGGAGCCCGGCACCGACATACTGTTCGTGGTAGAGAGCCGCGAGCGTTACGAGGACATGCGTCGCGAACTCCTGCGCATCGGCTACGACCAGGTGCACGGCTGGCTGGCCGGCGGGATGTCCGCCTGGCTGCTCAGCGGCCGGCCTGTCGAAAGCCTGGCCCAGATCTCGGCCGCCGATCTCCGTAAACGCCTGGACTCTGGCGAGGCTCTGCGTGTGCTGGACGTGCGCACGCCAGGCGAGCGAGCCGCCGGGCACATTCCCCAGGCACGCCACACTCCGCTCATGGATGTGCTCGACAGCACGGGAAACGGCCTGGGTCTGCCCAAGGACGAGGAGATCATCGTGACCTGCGGCTCGGGCTACCGCTCCAATATCGCGGGAAGCCATCTGCAACGCCAGGGCTATGCCAAGATCAGCTCCCTGGCCGGCGGATTCCTGGCCTGGAGCCGGGCGGGCAATCCAGTGGCGAGGTAATCGGCCACAGCAGATTGGAAAATCGAAGCGACTCGACAGCAGTCCGAAGGTGTTTTTTCTCGACCCGAAAACGCTTGGCCGGAGAGCTCACTCCGGCATTGCGTCGATGTCGATGAGCCCGAGCCGGGCTGCATAGCGGACAAGATCGGCGAGATTCTTCAGGCCGAGCTTGCTCATGATATTGGCGCGATGGTTCTCGACCGTCTTGCGCGTGATGAACAGCTTGCCGGCGATGGCGGACGAGGTCCAGCCGTCGGCCAAGAGGCGCATGATCTGCTGCTCCCGTTGGGTAAGGCTGCCGTAAGCAGAATCGGTCATCTGGGCGCGCCTGGTCGAGAATTCGAGAAGCTTCTGGACGACCTTGGGCGAGATGGCGCTGTCCAGGTACTGCTGTTCCCTGGTCACGGCATCGAGAGCCTGGAGCAGCCGCTCGGCCGTGGATTCCTTGACCAGATAGCCCTCCGCCCCGGCCTTGAAGGCCGCCGCTATGAGATCGAGTTTGGCGTGCATGCTGACCACGACTATGTGCACCGTGGGGAGATGAGTCTTGAATTGCTCGATCAGGTCCAGACCGCTCCCGTCCGGCAGGGAGAGGTCGAGAAGAATGATCTCCGGCTTGACCGAACGCGCAAGCTGCAACGCCTCGACGCCGCTTCCGGCTTCGGCGGAGACAACGTAGCGCGGATCGCGGGATACGATTGCCTTGAGGCCCTCGCGGAACAGGGGGTGGTCGTCGATAACCAGCAGTCGCTTGGCTTGGCTCATTGCTTCTCCTTGCACGGGACTTCCGCCGTGATCTTGGTTCCCGCACCAGGTTTCGAGCGAATGATCAGGCGGCCTCCGAGCAGCCTGGCCCGCTCCTGCATGTTCCACAGCCCCATGCGCTTATCTTCCGGCGCATCCGTCTGCCGCGCATCCATGTCGAATCCCCGGCCGGTGTCCTCGATGCGCAGCAGGATATGCGGGTAGGAGGCGATGAGCCTGACCCGAGCCCGCGTGGCCCCGGCGTGCTTGCGCACGTTGGCCAGGGCCTCCTGGATGATCCGGTACAGGTTTATCTGCGTCTCGAAATCCAGGTGCAAGTCATCCATGCCGTCGGCGAAGAAGTCGACCTGTATCCCGTGGCGGGTGGAAAATTCCTCGCAATGGCGGAAAGCCGTGGCCACCAGACCGAGCTGTTCAAGACCCGGAGGCAGGAGATCGTAGGAGAGATCACGCACCCCCGCGATGATGGCGGCCAGCCGGGTGGACATGAAGGACAGGTCGTCCCTCAGCTTGGATTCCGGCAGAGCTTCTTCGGCCAGCAGGGATTCGATGCCCAGACGCTGCATGGAGAGCTCCTGGGCCACGTTGTCGTGCAGTTCCCTGGCAATGCGCTGGCGCTCGCATTCCTGGGCCTTGATGAGCTCGCGGGAGAGCACGCGCACATGCTCCTCCGTCCGCTTGGATTCGAGAATGCGTGACAGCCTATCCGCCACTGCATCGATAAGGCTCCGCTCTTCTTTCAGAAAAGGGCCTTCGCCACCCTCGCCCATGGCCGGGCGCTCCTCCAGGTAGCGGACTTCGACGCTTCCGGCCTGCTCGCCATGCACGAGGAGCGGACTCGACTGACGCCAGCGCGCGCGCCTGTAGTTGGCCGTGACGTAGGTGCGTCCACCGGCCACGATCTTCACGCAGGTGATCTCGGGATATTGCCAGGACGTGGCGACGATCTCGACAACCCCCTGAAAAAGCTCATCCTGGGAGATATCCCTACGTCCTGCCAGTCGGGTAATGGCATATAGGCAGTGCAGCTCCTTGATCCGCTCGCGCAGCGCTCGCAGAGCCTGCTCGTGTTCCCCCTTGAGGGCGTGGAAATCGGCTTCCCTGCGGCGCAGTTCGGCGATCTCCAGGAGTAGCTCGACCTTGGTCTTGTTCTTGTCGCTCACGTTCCGCCCCTCGGATGAGTCCGGCGACCATAAATAACCACCCTTCCAGGCTTTGTCAGCCTGGAAGGGTGGACGCTTGCGAACAGGCCGTGCGCCAAGGGCGACACGTCGGCAAAGCTAGGAATTGAGGATCCGCCGCGCTATCTCATCCTGGACTTCAGTGATGAACGGGATGCCGGTCTCGTGCTCCGTTTCCCTGTTCGCCGCAGTGATGTCCTCGCGAGTGATGTCGCGCACCGAAAACTTGCGCGCTCCGGCCAGGAGCTGCTGCAGGCCCGCGGAGAGCTTGTCAGCCATGGTCCATATGGCCATGGCGCCGTAAGGAATCTCCTTCATCTGCTCCGGGCCGACCTTCTTCTGCAGGTCATAGTAGCCGGCGAAAATCTTCTCCGGCTTGTCGCCGATCTCGGCCACGGTCTTGGGCAGGGTCTCCCAGTTGCCGCTCACGCGCTCGCGGCGCTCGGGATGCAGAGCGCCTTCGATGTTCGCGCCCAGGAAACCGGGCACCATCATGCCGCGGCCCATGCAGATGAGCTTCACGAACGGTGCGCCCAGGGCCAGGCCCTTGAAGATCTGGTCTTCCTTGCCGAAGCCTCCGGCAAAGGACAGGTCCACGACGCGCTGGCCGCGGGCGGCGAGCATGGAGGCGTATTCGTAGGCCTTAGCGTGCAGGAGGAGGGAGGGCACGCCCCAGCTTTCCATCATGTTCCAGGGGCTCATGCCCGTGCCGCCGCCGGAGCCGTCGATGGTCAGCAGTTCGAGCTTGGCATCGGAGGCGAACTTGATGGCCATGGCCAGGGCTTCCATGCCGTAGGACCCGGTCTTGAGCGAGATGCGCTTGAAGCCGAGCTTGCGCAGGTAGTCCACGGAGAGCATGAAGTTCTCGCGTACCTGCTCGACCGTGGAGAGCTCGGTGTAGCCGAGGCGGCTGTGGCGGGCGAAGGAGTGGAAGGCCCCGCTGTTGAAGGACTCCTGGACCTCGGGTTTCTCGGGATCGGGATCGACCAGGTAGCCGCGCTTCTTGAGGAACAGGGCGTAATCGAGGCTGGTGACCTTGATCTCGCCGCCGATATTCTTGGCGCCTTGGCCCCACTTGAGCTCGATGAACACGTCATCGCCGTACTTGTCGATGACATACTCGGCTACGCCGTTGCGTGTATCCTCGACGTTCAGCTGGACGATGATGGCGCCGTAGCCGTCGTACCAGCGCTTGTAGATCTCGACGCGGCGGTCGAGTTCAGGGGCCTTGGATATGCGCCCGTTCTGCAGTTCCGCCCGGCGGTCCACGCCAACCACGTTCTCGCCCACGACGATGGGAATGCCCACCAGGGCGCAGCCCACGGCGAAGGAATCCCAATACTTGGCGGCGATAAAGGTCGAGCCCAGCGCGCCGGTCATGAACGGCAAGCGGGCCTTGGTCTTCGTGCCGTTGCCGAATTCTGTCTCCAGGCTCACATTAGTGAACAGACAGTCGTCGGGGCTATTCGTAAGCCCGTTGTTCATTCCGCGCGCGCCGTAGCTGAAGCCCTGTACGCGCAAGGAATTGTAGCAGACGCCGACATGGTGCGTATTGCCGCTGCCGGCCGTGATCAGGCCGAAATCCCTGGGATAGAGCAGGCTGCGTCCCTTTAGGCTCGATAGCCAGGTCTCACATTTGCCCATGCAATCGGCTCTGCATAGAGTGCACAGTCCCGACTCCGTGGGATTGCCTCGATTCATGGTGCCCAGCACGTCATTTGCCTTGGACCACTGCATACATCCTCCTGCTCTTTCGAGAGGCTCGCGTCGTCGGATACCGTATTCTGTCACCCCGAATTTCGCGCGCCCGGGGACTTTGCCCCGATTGTGTTATGGGAACGCGCCTATATCCCAAATGGCTACCTGCGGGTCGATAGGGGAAAGGTG includes these proteins:
- a CDS encoding P-loop NTPase; this encodes MKLAIASGKGGTGKTTVAVNLAVILARQGLAPALVDCDVEEPNSHIFLAPSWEREQRITQPVPRIDHKACLGSECRRCIELCRFKALIWMAGEVMVFPELCHGCELCAEACPAGAVDWAEREVGVVRSGKARGVRLLGGLMRVGEAMATPLIRAVKREAEVEDLQIWDCPPGTACPAVASLQGADVALLVTEPTAFGLHDLTLAVALVRELGLPFGVVLNRAGMGDERVERYLEQESIPLLASLPYSREAAVACADGHLLVDVLPDMGESYTRLWKSLCRLLPEEVTA
- a CDS encoding DUF5320 domain-containing protein, which gives rise to MRMPGFNGTGPLGNGPRTGRGLGRCMAGAGGGQMAGRGRGLGRQGVFAQDAGDVQGERIAALEAEIAALKSKLAQSEK
- a CDS encoding sigma-54 interaction domain-containing protein, coding for MNERKPIRSFPADIPCEAIMDSVADGVFTVDLNWVITSFNRAAAEITGVPAEQAIGRTCREVFHSSICDGACAIGACLAEDRTVSNRSISIIRTDGVRLPVSISAAPLRDGRGRVIGGVETFRDLSELQLMRKELQGLHSLEDIRTRSRAIIRILDILPQIAESLSTVLVLGESGTGKELLARAIHNLSPRKTKPFVAVNCGALPENLLESELFGYKAGAFTDARRDKPGRFGLAQGGTIFLDEIGDLPLALQVKILRVLQERSFEPLGAVRSEPADVRVVAATNRDLAAMVERGEFRQDLYYRLNVVQLRLPPLRERPEDIPLLAAHFVDKRNALMGKDIQGVSEDVMGLLARYAFPGNVRELENIIEYAFILCSGGFIQMEHLPEYLQPADLGAAHEHTNPRTMEDIRHQAVIEALARHKGRKRPAARELGISKDTLRRILQRAGSG
- a CDS encoding NifB/NifX family molybdenum-iron cluster-binding protein, with product MTGAAFDHAGPTVLCLACHQGRLATLLETATELRFYSLERDQAVLREVRACSGVSVRQLAELLAVRGASALICGALTGCCRMTLEHQGITVLPWIAGSVEQVLGAHTQGRLDTLVMPGCPGPTARKCPQGRSAPGRGRCRQRFQQEK
- a CDS encoding NifB/NifX family molybdenum-iron cluster-binding protein, with protein sequence MKIAVSTQGNSLDSPLDPRFGRASGFVIVDSDTQEHTYVPNEQNMNLPQGAGIQAAQCVANAGAKAVITGHVGPKAYVALDRGKIAVYLRDGGTAREALEAFKAGSLAQAGGPDKDGHW
- a CDS encoding NifB/NifX family molybdenum-iron cluster-binding protein; this translates as MKIAIPIAGGTLCQHFGHCEQFALLDVDEAGGRVGAMSLHIPPPHEPGVLPKWLAELGVGLVIAGGMGQRAQAIFSEHGVKVVVGAQGGTPQEIAKAYLGGMLTTGPNACDH
- a CDS encoding FmdB family zinc ribbon protein — encoded protein: MPLFDFHCGRCGHVFEDIAKADDMPACPKCGNAANRQLAAPSSLTGKARSALPGPTGHGCCGSRPSEAGCVPGSCCGKA
- a CDS encoding iron-sulfur cluster assembly scaffold protein, giving the protein MEHDLELLALDIQEKINAEAQAKYGKAGFERWLKSERLGRMEDASCCGKLKGSCGDTIEVYLKIEGERIVEASGWSDGCGSSQICAGLAAELALGSTLDQAAAVEADTILERLPGFPADESHCAKLATGALHEAIHAYLTKDG
- a CDS encoding CGGC domain-containing protein → MEKILIIGCKKAMDDVCIGCSRCLVGFNRREGVFGMYQSAEAEVMGLLNCGDCPGATIVTRLAQVKLWNAPLGEKPTAIHVGPCITDHCPYKETLLAKIKAKAGIPVIEGTHPYLPKDIFA
- a CDS encoding Mrp/NBP35 family ATP-binding protein; this encodes MNNECSSCGESGNCTSQKEGKDCGKKAQSPEDLQLSENLGRITNKIVVMSGKGGVGKSTVAVNIALALALAGKKVGLLDVDVHGPSVPRLLSLSDQQAHIEKDYIEPIPWSKNLWVMSLGFLMPNRDEAVIWRGPVKTGLIRQFLQNVAWGELDFLIVDCPPGTGDEPLTIMQLLGTEAKSVIVTTPQMLAIDDVRRSITFCKRTGSQILGVVENMSGFVCPECGKRHEIFKSGAGERMAQEMSVPFLGRIPVDPELARAGDEGFAYVKVYPDSETSRVMREIVQPMLELQAVTA